TCCAGAAAGTCTATACTGAGGTTTATTTAAGTACATGAGTCTATCTCTTTCTGCATCCTGGTCAAAAGCTAAGATGAGCAATCAAAGCTTAGTGTCTCCTGAAAAACTTTCTAATTACGAGCTTATTGTTTTTTGCCAAGCAGGTGCCCAGCCAGATAAGGCAGCTTTTGCGGAATTGCTGAAAAGATATCAGTCTCATCTCAATCGCCTGTTCTATCATTTAGCTCCAGATTGGCAAGAACGAGCCGATTTAGCCCAAGAAGTATGGATTCGAGTTTATCGTAATCTCCACCGTTTACAAGAACCTGCCAAGTTTCGTGGTTGGTTAAGCCGCATCGCCACTAATCTTTTTTACGATGAATTACGTAAACGTAAGCGTGTTAATCCTCCCCTATCTTTAGACGCACCTCGATATGTTGAAGATGGTGAGATGAGTTGGGAACTTCCTGATGAGGCTCCCAGTCCTAGTGATGATCTTGCAACCCAAGAGTTCTA
The sequence above is a segment of the Pleurocapsa minor HA4230-MV1 genome. Coding sequences within it:
- a CDS encoding sigma-70 family RNA polymerase sigma factor, whose protein sequence is MSLSLSASWSKAKMSNQSLVSPEKLSNYELIVFCQAGAQPDKAAFAELLKRYQSHLNRLFYHLAPDWQERADLAQEVWIRVYRNLHRLQEPAKFRGWLSRIATNLFYDELRKRKRVNPPLSLDAPRYVEDGEMSWELPDEAPSPSDDLATQEFYEHLRTAISQLPETFRTTIVLREIEGLPYEEIAEMTGVSLGTVKSRIARARLKLQSVLQKYIDEE